The Thermococcus sp. CX2 genome window below encodes:
- the glnA gene encoding type I glutamate--ammonia ligase has protein sequence MNEIAKAGTFPSESPRFIQLIFVDINGVPKGMEIPASRYEEAITEGITFDGSSIPGFQGIEDSDLVFKADPETYAEVPWEGIARVYGYIYKDGKPYHADPRGVLREALERLEKEGFKAYIGPEPEFYLFKKNGSWELHIPDSGGYFDLVTLDKARALRREIALYMPSFGLTPEVLHHEVGKAQHEIDFRFDEALKTADNIVSFKYIVKSIAEMRGLYATFMPKPLYGMPGNGMHLHISLWRDGENAFIGEDGLSETALHFLGGILKHAKALAAITNPTVNSYKRLVPGYEAPVYISWGYRNRSALIRVPAFWGNGARIEYRCPDPSANPYFAFAAILTAGLDGIKHKTEPSAYVEENVYEMSEAKRSKLGIETLPESLGEALEELKKDRIVREALGDAYKNFIRYKEREWEDYISYLEARELPLETKKVTEWELERYFYI, from the coding sequence ATGAACGAAATAGCCAAAGCCGGAACATTCCCAAGTGAGTCCCCGAGGTTCATTCAGCTGATATTCGTGGACATCAACGGGGTTCCAAAGGGAATGGAGATACCGGCAAGCAGGTACGAGGAGGCAATAACCGAGGGCATAACTTTCGATGGATCTTCAATCCCAGGCTTTCAGGGAATAGAGGACAGCGACCTGGTCTTTAAGGCGGATCCAGAGACCTACGCTGAAGTGCCGTGGGAGGGAATAGCGAGGGTCTACGGCTACATCTACAAGGACGGAAAGCCATACCACGCCGATCCAAGAGGAGTTCTCAGGGAAGCCCTAGAAAGGCTCGAAAAGGAGGGGTTCAAGGCCTACATCGGCCCAGAACCAGAGTTCTACTTATTTAAAAAGAACGGTTCGTGGGAACTCCACATACCAGACAGCGGAGGTTACTTTGACCTCGTTACACTCGATAAGGCAAGAGCCCTCAGGAGGGAAATAGCACTCTATATGCCCTCCTTCGGCCTGACTCCCGAAGTTCTTCACCACGAGGTTGGGAAGGCTCAGCACGAGATAGACTTCAGATTTGACGAGGCACTGAAGACGGCAGACAACATCGTGAGCTTCAAGTATATCGTCAAATCCATAGCAGAAATGCGCGGCCTCTACGCGACCTTCATGCCCAAACCGCTCTACGGAATGCCTGGCAACGGAATGCACCTTCACATAAGCCTCTGGAGGGACGGCGAGAACGCCTTCATAGGAGAGGATGGTCTGAGCGAGACCGCGCTCCACTTCCTCGGTGGAATACTCAAGCATGCGAAGGCTCTGGCTGCAATCACGAACCCCACAGTGAACAGCTATAAGCGCCTCGTTCCTGGCTACGAGGCACCGGTCTACATAAGCTGGGGGTACAGGAACAGGAGTGCTCTCATCAGGGTACCGGCCTTCTGGGGCAACGGTGCACGCATTGAATATCGCTGTCCCGACCCGAGCGCCAACCCATACTTCGCCTTTGCCGCGATATTAACTGCGGGTCTGGACGGCATCAAGCACAAAACCGAACCATCGGCCTACGTTGAGGAGAACGTGTACGAGATGAGTGAAGCAAAGAGGAGCAAACTGGGGATAGAGACCCTTCCAGAAAGCCTTGGTGAAGCCCTTGAAGAGCTAAAGAAGGACAGGATCGTAAGAGAAGCCCTCGGGGATGCATACAAGAACTTCATAAGATATAAGGAGCGCGAGTGGGAGGACTACATTTCCTACCTCGAGGCCAGAGAACTGCCACTCGAAACGAAAAAGGTGACAGAGTGGGAGCTGGAAAGGTACTTCTACATCTAA
- a CDS encoding ABC transporter ATP-binding protein — translation MAEPVLKVENLKKYFPIKRGLVSALKGEPQKYVRAVDGISFEIEKQEVFALVGESGCGKSTTGKLIVKLLEPTDGRIYLEGKDVTDVKTKEEVLEYRRRVQIIFQDPFSSMNPRFRIFDILEEPLLIHGIGETKAEREELIYKALEMVKITPPEDYVGRFPHMLSGGQRQRVAIARALILNPTFIVADEPVSMLDVSIRAEILELMKELKEKMGVTYLYITHDLSTARYFADYIAVMYLGRIVEMGPAEKVIDNPLHPYTRALLAAVPEPKPERRNVIKELPIKGEVPNAAEVPPGCRFHPRCIYAQKGLCDTKHPQLVEYEHNHFAECHLVGKY, via the coding sequence ATGGCGGAGCCGGTACTAAAAGTTGAAAACCTTAAGAAGTACTTCCCGATCAAGAGGGGACTAGTCAGCGCCCTCAAGGGTGAACCCCAGAAGTACGTTAGGGCCGTTGATGGCATAAGCTTCGAGATTGAGAAGCAGGAGGTCTTTGCCCTCGTCGGTGAGAGCGGTTGTGGTAAGTCCACCACTGGTAAACTCATAGTCAAGCTCCTCGAGCCTACGGATGGTAGAATATATCTCGAGGGTAAGGACGTTACCGACGTCAAAACCAAGGAGGAGGTCCTTGAGTACAGAAGGCGTGTTCAGATAATCTTCCAGGATCCATTCTCCTCCATGAACCCGCGCTTTAGGATATTTGACATCCTCGAGGAGCCGCTCCTCATACACGGCATCGGCGAAACCAAGGCCGAGCGTGAGGAGCTCATCTACAAGGCCCTTGAGATGGTCAAGATAACCCCGCCCGAGGACTACGTCGGAAGGTTCCCGCACATGCTCTCCGGCGGTCAGAGACAGCGTGTCGCTATCGCTAGGGCCCTCATATTGAACCCGACGTTCATAGTTGCCGACGAGCCAGTCTCGATGCTCGACGTTTCCATTAGGGCTGAGATCCTCGAGCTGATGAAGGAGCTCAAGGAGAAGATGGGCGTTACCTACCTCTACATCACCCACGACCTCTCAACGGCCAGATACTTCGCCGACTACATCGCAGTCATGTACCTCGGAAGGATAGTCGAGATGGGTCCTGCAGAGAAAGTCATAGACAACCCGCTTCACCCCTACACGAGGGCACTCCTCGCTGCCGTTCCAGAGCCGAAGCCAGAGAGGAGGAACGTCATCAAGGAGCTGCCTATCAAGGGTGAAGTTCCAAACGCCGCCGAGGTTCCACCGGGATGCAGGTTCCACCCGAGGTGTATCTACGCCCAGAAGGGACTCTGCGATACCAAGCACCCGCAGCTCGTCGAGTATGAGCACAACCACTTTGCGGAGTGCCACCTGGTCGGTAAGTACTGA
- a CDS encoding NAD+ synthase, translating to MRSLDYDVVIERIVSFIREKVKEASATGVVIGISGGIDSATTAYLAVKALGKEKVLGLIMPYYENGDVEDAKLVCKNLGIEYKLINIKPIVDEFEKAVSELDVKSKGNIMARTRMILLYAYANSMNRLVLGTSNRSELLTGYFTKWGDGASDYAPLINLYKTEVWELAKRLGVPEKIIQKKPTAGLWEGQTDEDELGISYKLLDEILWRLVDLKMSKEEIAEELGISLEKVEYVESLVKRSEHKRRLPLGPEF from the coding sequence ATGAGGAGTTTGGATTACGATGTTGTGATTGAGAGAATCGTTTCGTTTATCCGAGAGAAGGTCAAGGAAGCCAGTGCCACGGGCGTCGTTATAGGCATAAGCGGCGGCATAGATAGTGCTACCACTGCTTATTTAGCAGTCAAAGCTCTCGGGAAGGAGAAGGTCCTGGGCCTAATAATGCCCTACTACGAGAACGGCGACGTTGAAGACGCAAAACTCGTCTGCAAAAACCTCGGAATCGAGTACAAACTCATAAACATAAAACCCATCGTGGACGAGTTCGAAAAAGCCGTTAGCGAACTCGACGTTAAAAGCAAGGGGAACATCATGGCCAGGACGAGGATGATTCTCCTCTATGCCTATGCTAACTCCATGAACCGTCTGGTGTTAGGAACCAGCAACAGGAGCGAGCTTTTAACTGGCTATTTCACCAAGTGGGGTGATGGAGCGAGCGACTATGCACCGCTCATAAACCTTTACAAGACTGAAGTTTGGGAGCTGGCCAAGCGTCTGGGGGTTCCAGAGAAAATTATTCAGAAGAAGCCGACTGCTGGCCTTTGGGAGGGCCAGACTGACGAGGACGAGCTGGGGATAAGTTACAAACTGCTCGACGAAATCCTGTGGAGACTCGTCGACCTCAAGATGTCCAAAGAGGAGATTGCTGAGGAGCTTGGAATTTCGTTGGAGAAAGTCGAATACGTTGAATCACTCGTCAAAAGAAGCGAGCACAAGAGACGCCTTCCATTGGGCCCCGAATTCTGA
- a CDS encoding DMT family transporter, translated as MNGRIKIIVSMLIWGSVGIFARFSNLSGLGVAFFRVSLGALVLFLVFGAGKKTWIINIRKSLKEKQKALVALGIALALNWVFLFTAFNYTTIAKAVLVYYLAPVIATLISWRFLGERLTVKRWALVGLAFFGLLLIMSGEEMNFNDRDFLGIIFALTAAFFYALIPNLGRFLRNVDSSVLTFLQLAIASMVLAPFIVVSGVGNPVWWAVTVLVIVHTAFALLIYMDGLKEVEVNEAAILSYLDPLSAVVYAFIVFSEVPELRTVIGGALILLASLLDIWARGS; from the coding sequence GTGAACGGGAGGATAAAAATCATAGTCTCAATGCTCATCTGGGGAAGTGTGGGCATTTTTGCGCGCTTTTCCAACCTCTCGGGGTTAGGTGTGGCCTTCTTCAGGGTTTCCCTGGGTGCACTGGTGCTCTTCTTGGTCTTTGGGGCCGGGAAAAAGACATGGATCATAAACATCAGGAAATCCCTAAAGGAGAAGCAGAAGGCCCTCGTCGCGCTAGGAATTGCTCTGGCCCTCAACTGGGTCTTCCTATTCACGGCCTTCAACTACACGACCATAGCGAAGGCAGTTCTCGTTTACTACCTTGCACCCGTTATAGCAACGCTCATTTCATGGCGCTTCCTGGGGGAGAGGCTAACCGTAAAAAGGTGGGCCCTAGTGGGTCTGGCCTTCTTCGGCCTTCTCCTCATAATGAGTGGAGAAGAGATGAACTTCAACGACAGAGACTTTCTGGGGATAATCTTCGCACTAACGGCAGCATTTTTCTACGCCCTCATCCCGAACCTCGGAAGGTTCCTGAGGAACGTTGACAGCTCGGTTCTAACTTTCCTCCAGCTGGCGATAGCGTCAATGGTTCTAGCGCCATTCATAGTGGTTTCCGGCGTTGGAAATCCTGTATGGTGGGCGGTTACAGTGCTCGTCATCGTCCACACGGCCTTTGCATTGCTCATCTACATGGACGGCCTGAAGGAGGTCGAAGTGAATGAAGCGGCCATATTGAGCTATTTAGACCCACTGAGCGCTGTGGTTTACGCGTTTATAGTTTTCAGTGAGGTGCCAGAGCTCAGAACAGTCATCGGCGGTGCGCTGATTCTTCTCGCTTCACTGCTGGACATTTGGGCGAGGGGGTCGTAG
- a CDS encoding ABC transporter permease, producing MRWVDIKEGFKEFLDEFKKEKTGIAGVILLIILVLVALTAPYTTIPNLPEKWRNSQYWEDNPKNVPPTWYNMFTSQKLVPQEVYYKDELKITQLNKNTTIIEVDYVLPENYYFGPQGIIVKNINVTLNSPYEVPTISVYFERPDGKTVPLLVNKQLSSSLTVAVGRDSTISSNIYIWLVNVTEGREITMFEVPLETILISDMVAPLFAKVEPGMNVDDIIENPQPLPGTYKLILKIDNPAPDENKVIYDDIKVTFLGRTYGTMGTDYLGRDIWAGLIWGSRVSLTIGILVSVLSTIIGLVYGVTSAYLGGNADEFMMRINEIFASIPSLPILILIGATAGHITLWFIVVLLVIFGWMGIARIARSMALQIKEQTYIEAAKALGAGNGRIIFKHILPQLLPYAFAVIALSVPGAVIAEASLSFLGIGDPTAVTWGQILNAAQAQAATTKGYWWWVIPPGLGIAVVGLTFVLIGTALDKILNPRLRRL from the coding sequence ATGAGATGGGTTGACATCAAAGAGGGGTTTAAAGAGTTCCTTGATGAATTCAAGAAGGAGAAGACCGGCATAGCCGGTGTGATTCTCCTTATCATCCTTGTGCTCGTTGCACTAACCGCACCGTACACTACCATTCCAAACCTCCCCGAAAAGTGGAGGAACTCCCAGTACTGGGAGGACAACCCGAAGAACGTTCCACCGACCTGGTACAACATGTTTACCTCCCAGAAGCTCGTTCCGCAGGAGGTTTACTATAAGGACGAACTGAAGATAACCCAACTTAACAAGAACACCACTATAATCGAGGTTGACTACGTCCTACCCGAGAACTACTACTTTGGACCGCAGGGCATCATAGTCAAGAATATTAACGTGACGCTGAATTCCCCGTATGAGGTTCCGACTATAAGTGTGTACTTCGAGAGGCCAGATGGTAAGACCGTTCCACTCCTTGTCAATAAGCAGCTCAGCTCTTCACTGACCGTTGCTGTAGGTAGGGACAGCACCATATCCTCCAACATATACATCTGGCTTGTCAATGTAACCGAGGGTAGAGAAATAACTATGTTTGAGGTTCCACTTGAGACCATCCTCATCAGCGACATGGTCGCCCCATTGTTCGCCAAGGTCGAGCCAGGAATGAACGTGGACGACATCATTGAGAACCCGCAGCCACTCCCTGGAACCTACAAGCTCATACTCAAGATTGACAACCCTGCCCCGGACGAGAACAAGGTCATATACGATGACATAAAGGTCACCTTCCTTGGAAGGACCTATGGAACCATGGGTACCGATTACCTCGGCAGGGATATCTGGGCTGGTCTCATCTGGGGTAGCAGGGTCTCGCTCACAATCGGTATCCTCGTCTCCGTGCTGAGCACGATCATCGGTCTCGTCTACGGAGTTACCAGTGCCTACCTCGGCGGAAACGCCGACGAGTTCATGATGCGTATCAACGAAATATTCGCCTCCATTCCGAGCCTGCCGATACTTATCCTCATAGGTGCCACCGCCGGACACATTACCCTGTGGTTCATAGTGGTGCTGTTGGTCATCTTCGGATGGATGGGAATCGCGAGGATTGCTAGGAGTATGGCACTCCAGATCAAGGAACAGACCTACATTGAGGCAGCGAAGGCCCTTGGTGCCGGCAACGGCAGGATAATCTTCAAGCACATCCTTCCACAGCTGCTCCCGTACGCCTTCGCCGTCATAGCCCTCAGCGTTCCCGGTGCGGTTATCGCTGAGGCATCGCTGAGCTTCCTCGGTATAGGTGATCCGACGGCCGTTACTTGGGGTCAGATACTCAACGCTGCACAGGCACAGGCAGCAACTACCAAGGGATACTGGTGGTGGGTCATTCCGCCTGGACTTGGAATTGCCGTCGTTGGTCTCACCTTCGTGCTTATAGGTACGGCCCTCGATAAGATACTCAACCCGAGGCTCAGGAGGCTGTGA
- a CDS encoding ATPase domain-containing protein, translating into MIGKYEIERVKSGIPGFDDLIQGGFPKGTTVLVTGPTGSGKTTFAVQFVYKGAEMYNEPGVIVTLEERAQDLRREMKAFGWDLEEYEKKRMIAIVDGVSAVVGIPSEEPFVLEGNINAEDFLRYIYRVVKSINAKRLVIDSIPSIAFRLREESRIREVLLQLNTILLEIGVTSILTTEAPDPSRGRISKYGVEEYVARGVVLLDFVEKDVELKRYLLIRKMRETKHSMKKYPFEITEEGIVVYPSGEVY; encoded by the coding sequence ATGATCGGAAAATATGAGATTGAGAGGGTGAAAAGTGGTATTCCAGGTTTTGATGATTTAATTCAGGGGGGATTCCCAAAGGGGACTACTGTTCTTGTCACTGGTCCAACAGGGAGCGGTAAGACCACGTTTGCTGTTCAGTTTGTTTATAAAGGTGCCGAGATGTACAATGAGCCGGGAGTTATAGTTACCCTAGAGGAGAGAGCACAGGACCTAAGGAGAGAAATGAAGGCTTTCGGATGGGATCTTGAGGAATATGAGAAGAAAAGGATGATAGCTATAGTTGATGGTGTCAGTGCTGTTGTTGGTATCCCCTCTGAGGAGCCGTTCGTTCTTGAGGGGAACATCAACGCGGAGGACTTTCTCCGTTACATCTACCGCGTGGTTAAATCAATAAACGCGAAGCGGCTTGTTATAGACTCCATCCCCTCAATAGCCTTTAGACTTAGGGAAGAATCCAGAATAAGGGAAGTTCTTCTGCAGCTTAACACGATACTCCTTGAGATCGGTGTTACTTCAATTTTAACCACTGAAGCTCCCGATCCTAGCAGGGGCAGGATAAGCAAGTACGGCGTGGAAGAGTATGTTGCAAGGGGTGTTGTCCTACTGGACTTCGTGGAGAAGGACGTGGAGCTGAAACGCTATCTCCTCATCAGAAAGATGCGTGAGACCAAACATTCTATGAAGAAATACCCCTTCGAGATAACTGAGGAAGGCATTGTCGTTTATCCAAGCGGTGAGGTTTATTGA
- the priS gene encoding DNA primase catalytic subunit PriS: protein MAELFREMSKEERILYYRTEWDAKKLPEFIIETLENREFGFDHTGEGPSDRKNVFMDIRDLEDYVKATAPYAIYSSVALYEEPKGMSGWLGAELVFDIDAKDLPLRRCNHEPGEVCPICLEDARELAKDTLVILKEDFGFEDVHVVYSGRGYHIRVLDDWALQLDSKAREKILSYISAAEEITFEDVQSRKVMLSSGYFRVFRLRFGYFIRRINENHLLNIGLRKGQVRRIIENREEIYEGFVRKGLLTAFPQGTGYKTLIRLFALSSTFSKAYFDGRVTVDVKRILRLPSSLHSKVGLIATYIGSDERKLEKFNPLRDAVPEFRREEVNEAYEEWIELYGDEL, encoded by the coding sequence ATGGCTGAACTTTTCCGAGAGATGAGCAAAGAGGAGAGGATTCTCTACTACCGCACCGAGTGGGACGCGAAAAAGTTGCCAGAGTTCATAATCGAAACCCTTGAAAACAGGGAGTTTGGCTTTGACCACACTGGGGAAGGGCCCAGCGACAGGAAGAACGTCTTCATGGATATTAGAGACCTGGAGGACTACGTGAAGGCCACAGCCCCCTACGCGATTTACTCAAGCGTTGCACTGTACGAAGAACCAAAAGGCATGAGCGGCTGGCTCGGGGCGGAGCTGGTGTTCGACATAGACGCGAAGGACTTACCCCTCAGAAGGTGCAACCACGAGCCTGGAGAAGTCTGCCCAATCTGTCTGGAGGATGCCAGAGAGCTGGCCAAAGACACTCTCGTTATTCTCAAGGAAGACTTTGGATTTGAAGATGTGCACGTGGTCTACTCCGGAAGAGGATACCACATCCGCGTTCTCGACGACTGGGCGCTCCAGCTTGACTCAAAGGCGAGGGAAAAGATTCTCTCGTACATATCGGCGGCAGAGGAAATAACGTTCGAAGACGTGCAGAGCAGAAAGGTAATGTTATCCTCGGGTTACTTCAGGGTCTTCCGCCTCCGCTTCGGGTACTTCATAAGGAGGATTAACGAGAACCATCTCCTCAACATCGGTCTAAGAAAGGGGCAGGTTAGGAGAATAATCGAAAACAGGGAGGAAATATATGAGGGCTTCGTGAGAAAGGGACTCCTAACAGCTTTTCCACAGGGGACGGGCTACAAAACCCTGATAAGGCTCTTCGCCCTCTCAAGCACGTTCTCAAAGGCATACTTCGACGGGCGCGTTACCGTTGATGTTAAGAGGATTCTGCGCCTTCCATCAAGCCTACACTCCAAGGTGGGACTAATAGCGACGTACATAGGCTCCGATGAAAGGAAGCTGGAGAAGTTTAACCCCCTTCGCGACGCCGTCCCAGAGTTCAGAAGGGAAGAAGTCAATGAAGCCTACGAGGAGTGGATTGAGCTCTACGGGGATGAGCTGTGA
- the priL gene encoding DNA primase large subunit PriL, with protein MLDPFGHEARELVKELGDITNLLTKIPSYVGIEQALERVVWVKSGEIPEDVLRLSGLQDLMTFYALLGALAFSPYGIEMELVKEANLKIYSERIKQARDIKGIAVPLENAGEGEIPNKDRVILERTHHTELSQSDRERLRLKYKIELKKFLDLWDGNLKEVYVRGGYAFLTQEQILRLWKNAFEKNLERVANLLYEIRDELPNYYLQLYERLSELAKEYFKERLERMGSAEAQPLRFDLFPPCVKIALGGVPSGLRNYAITVLLTSFLSYARICPNPPRRDVRVRDCIQDLSIIEKEILPIIIEAGNRCSPPLFEDQPHEIKNIWYHLGFGLTDRPTLEDSGNSTWYFPPNCAKIRANAPQLCKPDRDCKNIKNPLTYYLRKLYFESRKAERTGEGDENG; from the coding sequence ATGTTAGACCCCTTTGGACATGAAGCAAGGGAGCTCGTCAAGGAACTCGGCGATATCACTAATCTGCTCACGAAAATTCCCTCTTACGTTGGAATAGAACAAGCTCTGGAGAGAGTAGTGTGGGTAAAATCTGGTGAGATTCCGGAAGATGTCCTACGTCTCAGTGGGCTCCAGGACCTTATGACATTTTACGCCCTCCTCGGGGCCCTTGCGTTTTCACCGTATGGTATAGAAATGGAGCTGGTGAAAGAGGCAAACCTCAAAATCTACTCTGAAAGGATAAAGCAAGCCAGAGACATAAAGGGAATCGCAGTTCCGCTGGAGAACGCTGGAGAAGGAGAGATCCCCAACAAGGATAGGGTCATACTGGAGCGAACCCATCACACCGAACTATCCCAAAGCGACAGAGAGAGGCTGAGACTCAAATACAAAATTGAGCTGAAAAAATTCCTCGATCTGTGGGATGGAAACCTGAAGGAAGTCTACGTAAGGGGAGGTTATGCATTCCTAACCCAAGAGCAGATCTTGAGACTGTGGAAAAACGCCTTCGAGAAGAACCTCGAGAGGGTAGCAAACCTTCTCTATGAAATAAGGGATGAACTTCCGAACTATTACCTTCAACTCTACGAAAGACTAAGTGAACTTGCCAAGGAGTACTTCAAAGAACGGCTTGAGAGAATGGGCTCTGCAGAAGCCCAACCCCTGCGCTTCGACCTGTTCCCACCCTGTGTTAAGATAGCCCTCGGCGGTGTCCCCTCTGGCCTGAGGAATTATGCAATAACCGTTCTGCTCACCTCCTTCCTGAGCTACGCAAGGATATGTCCAAATCCTCCAAGGAGGGACGTGAGGGTCAGGGATTGCATTCAAGATTTGAGCATAATTGAGAAGGAGATACTCCCCATCATCATAGAGGCAGGGAACCGCTGCTCGCCGCCCCTCTTTGAGGATCAGCCCCATGAAATTAAGAACATCTGGTACCACCTCGGTTTCGGCCTAACTGATAGGCCAACACTGGAAGACAGCGGCAACTCCACCTGGTATTTCCCTCCAAACTGTGCAAAGATTCGGGCTAACGCGCCCCAGCTCTGCAAGCCAGACCGGGACTGCAAGAATATCAAGAACCCACTGACCTACTACCTCAGAAAACTCTACTTTGAGAGCAGAAAAGCTGAAAGGACTGGAGAAGGTGATGAGAATGGCTGA
- a CDS encoding EamA family transporter → MKKGYLFVFLAASMWGTLGIFAKYLDGFGLSPFTMVFYRVLFALMLLAVYLYFRCGFSIKRSRLKFYALYGFFSIFLFYTLYFYTVTISSVSFAVLLLYTAPVYSIVLGRVIFKEALSREKVAALAMVMSGVLLVNWGNVQFSTKALIFGLLTGFTYALYGVLAKFAIRKEEPEKALFYTLLFGLIYLFPFTDFSVPAGAFSYLFALAFFPTFLGYILYNHALKEVEVSRASIVATIEPVVAIVLAFILFGETLTLKQLVGAVLIIGGSMLVHAREKEKTRGSDS, encoded by the coding sequence ATGAAAAAAGGCTACCTTTTCGTTTTTCTTGCTGCCTCAATGTGGGGAACTCTGGGCATCTTTGCCAAGTACTTGGACGGCTTTGGACTGAGCCCCTTCACAATGGTCTTTTACAGGGTTCTCTTTGCCCTGATGCTCCTCGCGGTTTATCTTTATTTCAGATGTGGCTTTTCGATAAAGCGCTCTCGACTGAAGTTCTACGCCCTCTATGGCTTCTTCAGCATCTTCCTATTCTATACCCTCTACTTCTACACGGTCACCATATCCTCCGTTTCCTTCGCCGTTTTGCTCCTCTACACGGCTCCCGTTTACTCAATAGTGCTGGGAAGGGTAATATTCAAGGAGGCTCTCAGCAGGGAGAAGGTCGCAGCCCTGGCTATGGTGATGTCTGGCGTTCTTCTCGTTAACTGGGGGAATGTTCAGTTTTCCACCAAAGCGCTCATCTTTGGCCTGCTGACGGGCTTTACATATGCTCTCTATGGCGTATTAGCGAAGTTCGCCATTAGAAAGGAAGAGCCAGAGAAGGCCCTCTTCTACACCCTCCTGTTCGGTCTCATCTATCTGTTCCCGTTCACTGACTTTAGTGTTCCGGCTGGTGCGTTTTCCTATCTCTTCGCCCTGGCCTTTTTCCCGACGTTTCTCGGATACATCCTTTACAACCACGCCCTCAAAGAAGTCGAGGTCAGCAGGGCTTCAATAGTGGCTACCATAGAACCCGTGGTGGCTATTGTCCTTGCTTTCATCCTTTTTGGGGAAACCCTCACTTTGAAGCAGCTCGTTGGGGCAGTGCTCATCATAGGCGGCTCGATGCTCGTGCACGCAAGAGAAAAGGAAAAAACTCGGGGAAGCGACTCTTGA
- a CDS encoding DUF61 family protein — translation MPTAEDILNREIARVNLHLPVVRPTLRQLLDVEEPKVRLRDGSYHYFRRSELEYLRSLLDDGEEDKLRVPIVLEISTIYRGYFRVRGRIEVKVIDKVLGTYNVLDEKSEELYPRYLLPKIRKTLPTTTTYAFIAE, via the coding sequence ATGCCAACTGCCGAGGATATTCTGAACAGGGAAATAGCCAGGGTGAACCTCCATCTGCCGGTCGTGAGACCTACCCTGCGCCAACTCCTCGATGTTGAGGAGCCTAAAGTTCGCCTCCGTGACGGAAGCTACCACTACTTCAGGCGCTCGGAGCTCGAGTACCTCCGCTCCCTTCTCGATGACGGTGAAGAGGATAAGCTCAGGGTTCCCATAGTCCTGGAGATAAGCACCATCTACAGGGGCTATTTCAGGGTTAGGGGCAGGATTGAGGTCAAGGTCATAGACAAGGTTCTTGGCACCTATAACGTACTGGATGAGAAAAGCGAGGAGCTATATCCTAGGTATCTTCTGCCGAAAATCAGAAAAACCCTTCCAACCACAACAACATACGCCTTCATAGCGGAGTGA
- a CDS encoding ABC transporter ATP-binding protein: MAKNVLEVKDLKMYYFTSKGVVKAVDNITFNLKKGEVLGLAGESGCGKSSLGFTLLGMPTPPGKIVGGSIKIDGREIVGLPEDVLRKEIRWQKISMIFQGAMNALNPVYTVGYQMIEPLLLHKGMDKEDALDRAQKYLELVGLPPDIVYRYPHELSGGMKQRVIIATALLLEPDVVIADEPTTALDVVVQAQIINLMKKLKKELGLSMIFITHDLSILAEISDRVAIMYAGKIIEIGDSEKIYYEPAHPYTQKLLAAIPRLHEDVEKLEFIPGQPPNLITPPKGCRFHPRCPYAMQVCKEQEPELKEIDRDHYAACWLL; the protein is encoded by the coding sequence ATGGCTAAGAACGTGCTTGAAGTTAAAGATCTCAAGATGTATTACTTCACCAGCAAGGGTGTCGTCAAGGCCGTCGACAACATCACCTTCAACCTCAAGAAGGGTGAAGTGCTGGGACTTGCCGGCGAGAGCGGTTGCGGCAAGTCCTCCCTTGGTTTTACTTTACTTGGAATGCCTACCCCGCCAGGAAAGATCGTTGGTGGCAGCATTAAGATCGATGGCAGAGAGATAGTTGGTCTCCCAGAGGACGTTCTGAGGAAGGAGATACGCTGGCAGAAGATATCCATGATATTCCAGGGTGCAATGAACGCCCTTAACCCAGTTTACACCGTTGGCTATCAGATGATAGAACCCCTCTTGCTCCACAAGGGCATGGACAAGGAGGACGCCCTCGACAGGGCGCAGAAGTACCTCGAACTCGTTGGTCTTCCGCCCGACATCGTCTACCGTTATCCGCACGAGCTTTCAGGTGGTATGAAGCAGCGTGTCATCATCGCAACTGCCCTGCTCCTCGAGCCTGATGTGGTTATCGCCGATGAGCCGACAACCGCTCTGGATGTCGTCGTTCAGGCCCAGATCATCAACCTCATGAAGAAGCTCAAGAAGGAGCTCGGCCTTTCGATGATATTCATCACCCACGACCTCAGCATCCTCGCTGAGATTAGCGACCGCGTTGCGATAATGTACGCCGGTAAGATCATTGAGATAGGCGACAGCGAGAAGATCTACTACGAGCCGGCCCACCCGTACACCCAGAAGCTCCTCGCGGCAATACCGAGGCTCCACGAAGACGTTGAGAAGCTCGAGTTCATCCCTGGACAGCCGCCCAACCTGATCACCCCGCCCAAGGGATGCCGCTTCCACCCGAGGTGCCCGTACGCGATGCAGGTTTGTAAGGAGCAGGAGCCCGAGCTGAAGGAAATTGATAGGGATCACTACGCCGCATGCTGGCTGTTGTGA